The Deinococcus koreensis genome window below encodes:
- a CDS encoding HAMP domain-containing protein: protein MKYTVVIRQAVSDDGRLQLEQLLTERFGLTPEQAQRLASRRTGRLMKPTSRARAELLMTMFQSVGAEVALEGVRDETSVITEPFQAVAPTPAFMATDAFPDDAPLAPARAPGSPAGATPASPDPFAAAAPAWPSAPMPSAVPGAPLPATPRSSPFQTSPAFPSLAAAALLERPGDVELIRDSSPFARSPMPEVTAPRVSSTPAPAAPMTAAPMTAAPSPAAPASPAPESMVSAPSEMDVWTDFTGALTMNEPPPTPEGRPESVVMPMLLSPADEPGTRRARRQSLSRRLLLGTLLPLGLATALTLLLLSALLPRLQGQIVQDQAQTLAAALGTTLSTGSQSVSNLQLDAIVKDRNVAFVRIEKPGGSSYLRSADPRVNAAWNKEVGQWTARHPDRGSMRLGGETLVVTRVAVVENTLGQPTAVPVKAAPGQFTHKVTVGLRNDRFRASLRDTIGLVVLTSLFSLLVASVLANRTARAVVQPIEQLVKAADAISMGDLSRPVSADRNDEIGDLAQALERMRLSLESALERLRRRKRE, encoded by the coding sequence ATGAAATATACGGTGGTGATCAGACAGGCAGTGAGCGACGACGGACGGCTTCAGCTGGAGCAGCTGCTGACGGAACGCTTCGGGCTCACTCCCGAGCAGGCGCAGCGCCTCGCCTCACGCCGCACGGGCCGGCTGATGAAGCCCACGAGCCGCGCCCGCGCCGAGCTGCTCATGACGATGTTCCAATCGGTGGGTGCCGAGGTCGCGCTGGAAGGCGTGCGGGACGAGACCAGTGTGATCACCGAGCCCTTCCAGGCGGTGGCCCCCACCCCGGCCTTCATGGCGACCGACGCCTTCCCCGACGACGCCCCCCTGGCGCCGGCCCGCGCCCCCGGCAGCCCGGCCGGGGCCACGCCGGCCAGCCCCGATCCCTTCGCCGCCGCCGCGCCCGCCTGGCCCAGCGCACCCATGCCGAGTGCCGTGCCGGGTGCGCCGCTGCCCGCCACCCCACGGTCAAGCCCCTTCCAGACCTCCCCAGCCTTTCCTTCGCTGGCAGCGGCGGCCCTGCTGGAACGGCCCGGCGACGTGGAACTGATCCGGGACAGTTCCCCCTTCGCCAGAAGCCCCATGCCCGAGGTGACGGCGCCCCGGGTCTCCAGTACGCCGGCCCCGGCTGCCCCCATGACGGCCGCCCCCATGACGGCGGCCCCGTCTCCAGCCGCACCCGCATCCCCAGCGCCGGAGTCCATGGTGAGCGCTCCTTCCGAGATGGATGTCTGGACGGATTTCACCGGCGCCCTGACCATGAACGAGCCGCCGCCCACCCCGGAGGGCCGGCCCGAGTCCGTGGTGATGCCCATGCTGCTGAGCCCGGCCGACGAGCCCGGAACGCGGCGGGCCCGTCGCCAGTCTCTGTCCCGGCGCCTGCTGCTGGGCACCCTGCTGCCCCTGGGGCTGGCCACCGCGCTGACCCTGCTGCTGCTCAGCGCCCTGCTGCCGCGCCTGCAGGGACAGATCGTGCAGGATCAGGCCCAGACCCTGGCAGCGGCGCTGGGCACCACGCTGAGCACCGGCAGCCAGAGCGTCTCGAACCTGCAGCTCGACGCCATCGTCAAAGACCGCAACGTGGCCTTCGTGCGGATCGAGAAGCCCGGGGGCAGTTCGTACCTGCGCTCGGCCGATCCACGCGTGAACGCCGCCTGGAACAAGGAAGTGGGCCAGTGGACGGCCCGGCACCCGGATCGCGGCTCGATGCGGCTGGGCGGCGAGACCCTGGTCGTGACCCGCGTGGCGGTCGTGGAGAACACGCTGGGCCAGCCGACGGCCGTGCCGGTGAAGGCCGCGCCGGGCCAGTTCACCCACAAGGTCACGGTGGGGCTGCGGAACGACCGCTTCCGGGCCAGCCTGCGCGACACCATCGGTCTGGTGGTGCTGACCTCGCTGTTCAGCCTGCTGGTCGCGTCGGTGCTCGCCAACCGCACCGCGCGGGCCGTGGTGCAGCCTATCGAGCAGCTGGTGAAGGCCGCCGACGCGATCAGCATGGGGGATCTCTCCCGGCCGGTCAGCGCCGACCGCAACGATGAGATCGGGGATCTGGCCCAGGCCCTGGAGCGGATGCGCCTGAGCCTGGAATCCGCCCTGGAACGCCTGCGCCGCCGCAAACGCGAATAG
- a CDS encoding PA2169 family four-helix-bundle protein: MMNNEQVLDKLQYLLGTVRDGEKGFKDAAEHATDPQLRSLFTERSAQRASMAAEIEARIGTMGDKPREGGSVGAALHRTWLNVRDAVTGRDDYQVVAECERGEDVAVENYQDVLKESDLPADVRSLVEAQYAKVQQSHDQIRGLKDGLKAS; encoded by the coding sequence ATGATGAACAACGAACAGGTTCTCGACAAACTCCAGTACCTCCTGGGCACCGTGCGCGACGGCGAGAAGGGCTTCAAGGACGCGGCCGAGCACGCCACCGACCCGCAGCTGCGCTCGCTGTTCACGGAGCGCAGTGCCCAGCGCGCCAGCATGGCCGCCGAGATCGAGGCCCGGATCGGCACCATGGGCGACAAGCCCCGCGAAGGCGGCAGCGTGGGCGCCGCCCTGCACCGCACCTGGCTCAACGTCCGCGACGCCGTGACCGGCCGCGACGATTACCAGGTGGTCGCCGAGTGCGAGCGTGGCGAGGACGTCGCGGTGGAGAACTACCAGGACGTGCTGAAGGAAAGCGACCTGCCGGCCGACGTCCGCTCGCTGGTCGAGGCGCAGTACGCCAAGGTGCAGCAGAGCCACGACCAGATCCGTGGCCTGAAAGACGGCCTGAAGGCCAGCTGA
- a CDS encoding YqjF family protein produces MAEHSGWALRMTWRDLCFMHWPVDARHLAATLPPGLELDTFQGQAWLGVVPFRMSGVAPRFLPDVPGVSDFPELNLRTYVRPSRQQDGEGGVWFYSLDAAQPLAVRLARTLFHLPYFDARMWVSHAAGVTRYASLRTHRHAPGGRFAGAYRAVGAPLAAPEGSLEHWLTHRLYLYSADASGRLYRGRIHHEAWPLRRAEAAITENTLADRLGVTLQGEPHLMHAGELQVRADWLQRLE; encoded by the coding sequence ATGGCGGAACACTCGGGCTGGGCCCTGCGGATGACCTGGCGTGACCTGTGCTTCATGCACTGGCCGGTCGACGCGCGGCACCTGGCCGCCACCCTGCCGCCGGGGCTGGAGCTGGACACGTTCCAGGGGCAGGCGTGGCTGGGCGTGGTGCCCTTCCGCATGAGCGGGGTGGCCCCACGCTTCCTGCCGGACGTGCCGGGAGTCAGCGACTTTCCCGAACTGAACCTGCGAACCTACGTGCGGCCCTCCAGGCAGCAGGACGGGGAAGGCGGCGTCTGGTTCTACTCCCTGGACGCGGCCCAGCCGCTCGCCGTGCGGCTGGCGCGCACCCTGTTCCATCTCCCCTATTTCGATGCCCGGATGTGGGTCTCCCACGCGGCGGGCGTGACCCGCTACGCCAGCCTCCGCACCCACCGCCACGCGCCGGGGGGCCGCTTCGCCGGCGCCTACCGGGCGGTGGGAGCGCCCCTGGCCGCGCCGGAGGGGAGCCTGGAACACTGGCTGACCCACCGGCTATACCTGTATTCCGCCGATGCCTCGGGCCGGCTCTACCGGGGGCGGATCCATCACGAGGCCTGGCCCCTGCGCCGCGCCGAGGCGGCGATCACCGAGAACACCCTGGCCGACCGCCTGGGCGTGACCCTGCAGGGCGAGCCCCACCTGATGCACGCCGGGGAACTGCAGGTGCGGGCGGACTGGCTGCAGCGGCTGGAGTAG
- a CDS encoding tetratricopeptide repeat protein — protein sequence MSLTLLPDLGDLLRLYPQYNAGTVVELVRSLGAREVLWASSADPDHPLRDALPAAGLAIREGFTEDWAWAEAEYDQFLDFLKLYPQGRERLREAGRAEGEFAALLGTPAAPDRLLGPEVLDAAARYHETQRRVLDEGPGTVWRDRRLTRLAGRLSGHTGVVIAPLDDLPELLARLPGAALPDLSAFTPGETSRLRALADRAWQLREEDDLTALLEALERETGDRVTPEAELQATAASIHLAVGDLQAARELLERAAHSLQGELPRSLAGLVLARLGQVRDALGDRDLAVRTYRAVLALSHAPQIARDTAEAGLKEAFALQLSGGADQA from the coding sequence GTGAGCCTGACTCTGCTCCCCGATCTGGGCGACCTGCTGCGGCTCTATCCGCAGTACAACGCCGGCACCGTGGTGGAACTCGTGCGCTCGCTCGGTGCCCGTGAGGTGCTGTGGGCCTCGTCGGCCGACCCGGATCACCCGCTGCGCGACGCGCTTCCCGCCGCCGGTCTCGCCATCCGCGAGGGCTTCACCGAGGACTGGGCCTGGGCCGAGGCCGAATACGACCAGTTCCTCGACTTCCTGAAGCTCTACCCGCAGGGCCGCGAGAGGCTGCGGGAGGCGGGCCGCGCCGAGGGCGAATTCGCGGCGCTGCTGGGCACCCCGGCCGCTCCCGACCGCCTGCTGGGCCCGGAGGTGCTGGACGCCGCCGCCCGCTACCACGAGACCCAGCGCCGCGTGCTGGACGAGGGGCCGGGCACCGTCTGGCGGGATCGCCGGCTGACCCGGCTGGCCGGGCGGCTCTCCGGGCACACGGGCGTGGTGATCGCCCCGCTGGACGATCTGCCGGAACTGCTGGCCCGCCTGCCAGGAGCGGCCCTGCCGGATCTGAGCGCCTTCACTCCCGGCGAGACCAGCCGCCTGCGGGCCCTGGCCGACCGCGCCTGGCAACTGCGCGAGGAGGATGACCTGACCGCGCTGCTGGAGGCCCTGGAGCGGGAGACCGGCGACCGCGTGACCCCTGAGGCCGAACTGCAGGCGACGGCGGCCAGCATCCACCTCGCGGTGGGCGACCTGCAGGCGGCGCGCGAGCTGCTGGAGCGCGCCGCCCACAGTCTGCAGGGCGAACTGCCACGCAGCCTGGCGGGACTGGTGCTCGCCCGGCTGGGCCAGGTGCGCGACGCCCTGGGAGACCGCGACCTGGCCGTGCGAACCTACCGCGCCGTGCTCGCCCTGAGCCACGCCCCCCAGATTGCCCGCGACACCGCCGAGGCGGGCCTGAAGGAAGCCTTCGCGCTGCAGCTGTCCGGTGGGGCGGATCAGGCGTAG
- a CDS encoding PH domain-containing protein, producing the protein MRAPGLLDIPVAPAAGSPAQRLLLLGVPALILLGAFLPGPDGAPAPRSLLMLLMSTLAVLLGLLFWLAPRRLGYALTSTDLLIRRLSGTTRLAIPEITARRSAGRLGWRTFGTGLPGYLTGFFTFGPDARSAVMAAASRPDRGVIVEHAGRAYFLTPADPDAFLSELARRGATVAP; encoded by the coding sequence GTGAGGGCTCCGGGCCTGCTCGACATCCCCGTCGCGCCGGCCGCCGGATCACCGGCCCAGCGCCTGCTGCTCCTGGGCGTCCCGGCCCTGATCCTGCTGGGCGCCTTCCTGCCCGGCCCGGACGGCGCCCCGGCCCCGCGCTCCCTGCTGATGCTGCTGATGAGCACGCTGGCCGTGCTGCTGGGCCTGCTGTTCTGGCTGGCCCCGCGCCGCCTGGGCTACGCCCTGACGAGCACCGACCTGCTGATACGCCGGCTCTCGGGCACGACCCGGCTCGCCATTCCGGAGATTACGGCCCGCCGCTCGGCTGGGCGGCTGGGCTGGCGCACCTTCGGCACCGGCCTGCCGGGCTACCTCACGGGCTTCTTCACCTTCGGGCCGGATGCCCGCTCGGCCGTGATGGCGGCGGCGAGCCGGCCGGATCGGGGGGTGATCGTGGAACACGCGGGCCGCGCCTATTTCCTGACCCCCGCCGATCCGGACGCCTTCCTGAGCGAACTGGCGCGGCGCGGCGCAACGGTGGCGCCGTGA
- a CDS encoding RelA/SpoT family protein, translating to MDELRRLVANRPPAERDGIERAFEFARRAHSGVLRRSGEPYITHPVAVAVILAGLGMDSDSIMAGLLHDTVEDVEDVTFEGIEEGFGPDVRRIVEGETKVSKLSKQGSQAAEVSDAGRDVQAENLRQMLVAMTDDIRIIVVKLADRLHNMRTLGAMKPEKQVRIARETMEVFAPLAHRLGIGQIKWELEDLSFQYLHPEEYDFLRSRLRTRQEERQALIERAVAQLNEALVDDLELPEWVADIDIAGRSKHLWSIHNKMQREGKALEQIFDLLAIRVILTPRDLVAPAGTDEKRRERAEETREKRICYHTVSIVHSIWTPLPGRFKDYIAVPKPNGYQSLHTTVISQSGQPIEVQIRSRRMHEVAEFGIAAHWMYKQGGQLAQKDRENWISQLRELQNEINDASDYMDAVKSDILSQRVRVFTPKGMAISLPLGSTPVDFAYHIHSRIGETTIGSRVNGSIVPLSHKLGNGDMVEIVTSKNGHPSKDWLNFTVTRSARSKIRHHFRTQERAEALKKGHDLLERYLRKRQLPVRQLMRTKLLEEAANKLIGSRNPDDLYHALSAGKLTPSAVGRVLSPSLAQEQAGPAQRRAPAAPRPENGGVYVEGFTTTTKLSNCCSPIRGDQIMGYLTRGRGVSVHRIDCPNMIRLLKYEAERCVAASWDAGTPGSTLVDLDVIAPDRSGLLADVLGALSAEKRSPLKVDARVGMDSVAHILLRLAVTGNADLAAVRAAILRVDGVTDLVRVGRGDGRVRNGASA from the coding sequence ATGGACGAACTCAGGCGGCTGGTCGCGAACCGGCCGCCGGCTGAACGTGACGGCATCGAGCGGGCCTTCGAGTTCGCGCGGCGTGCCCACAGCGGCGTGCTCCGCCGGAGCGGCGAGCCCTATATCACGCATCCGGTGGCGGTGGCGGTCATCCTGGCCGGGCTGGGCATGGACTCGGACTCCATCATGGCCGGGCTGCTGCACGACACGGTGGAGGACGTCGAGGACGTGACCTTCGAGGGCATCGAAGAGGGCTTCGGCCCGGATGTCCGCCGCATCGTGGAAGGGGAGACCAAGGTTTCCAAGCTCTCCAAGCAGGGCTCGCAGGCCGCCGAGGTCAGCGACGCCGGGCGCGACGTGCAGGCCGAGAACCTGCGCCAGATGCTGGTCGCCATGACCGACGACATCCGCATCATCGTGGTCAAGCTGGCGGACCGGCTGCACAATATGCGGACGCTGGGAGCCATGAAGCCCGAGAAGCAGGTCAGGATCGCCCGCGAGACCATGGAGGTCTTCGCGCCGCTGGCGCACCGCCTGGGCATCGGGCAGATCAAGTGGGAACTCGAGGATCTCAGCTTCCAGTACCTGCACCCCGAGGAGTACGACTTCCTGCGCAGCCGCCTGCGCACCCGCCAGGAGGAGCGCCAGGCGCTGATCGAGCGGGCGGTCGCGCAGCTCAACGAGGCGCTCGTCGACGATCTGGAGCTGCCCGAGTGGGTCGCGGACATCGACATCGCGGGGCGCAGCAAGCACCTCTGGAGCATCCACAACAAGATGCAGCGCGAGGGCAAGGCGCTCGAGCAGATCTTCGACCTGCTGGCCATCCGCGTGATCCTCACCCCGCGTGATCTGGTGGCCCCCGCCGGCACCGACGAGAAGCGCCGCGAGCGGGCCGAGGAGACGCGCGAGAAGCGCATCTGCTACCACACGGTCTCCATCGTGCACTCGATCTGGACGCCGCTGCCGGGCCGCTTCAAGGACTACATCGCGGTGCCCAAGCCCAACGGCTACCAGTCGCTGCACACCACCGTGATCTCCCAGAGCGGCCAGCCCATCGAGGTGCAGATCCGCTCGCGGCGCATGCATGAGGTCGCCGAGTTCGGCATCGCGGCCCACTGGATGTACAAGCAGGGCGGTCAGCTGGCCCAGAAAGACCGCGAGAACTGGATCTCGCAGCTGCGCGAACTGCAGAACGAGATCAACGACGCGTCCGACTACATGGACGCCGTGAAGTCCGACATCCTCTCGCAGCGCGTGCGGGTCTTCACGCCCAAGGGCATGGCGATCAGCCTGCCGCTGGGTTCCACGCCGGTCGATTTCGCGTACCACATCCACTCGCGCATCGGGGAGACGACCATCGGCTCGCGCGTGAACGGCTCCATCGTGCCGCTCTCGCACAAGCTCGGCAACGGCGACATGGTCGAGATCGTGACCTCCAAGAACGGGCACCCCAGCAAGGACTGGCTGAACTTCACGGTCACCAGGAGTGCGCGCTCCAAGATCCGCCACCACTTCCGCACCCAGGAGCGCGCCGAGGCGCTCAAGAAGGGCCACGACCTGCTGGAGCGCTACCTGCGCAAGCGCCAGCTGCCGGTGCGCCAGCTCATGCGTACCAAACTGCTGGAGGAGGCCGCCAACAAGCTGATCGGCAGCCGCAACCCCGACGACCTCTACCACGCCCTGAGCGCCGGGAAGCTCACGCCCTCGGCGGTGGGCCGGGTGCTCTCGCCCAGTCTGGCGCAGGAGCAGGCCGGCCCGGCCCAGCGCCGCGCGCCCGCCGCTCCCCGCCCGGAGAACGGCGGCGTGTACGTGGAGGGCTTTACCACCACCACCAAGCTCAGCAACTGCTGCTCGCCCATTCGGGGCGACCAGATCATGGGCTACCTCACGCGGGGGCGCGGCGTGAGCGTGCACCGCATCGACTGCCCGAACATGATCCGCCTGCTCAAGTACGAGGCCGAACGCTGCGTGGCCGCCTCCTGGGACGCCGGCACGCCCGGCAGCACGCTGGTCGATCTGGACGTCATCGCGCCGGATCGCTCGGGCCTGCTGGCCGACGTGCTGGGCGCGCTGAGCGCCGAGAAGCGCAGCCCCCTGAAAGTGGACGCGCGGGTGGGCATGGACTCCGTGGCGCACATCCTGCTGCGCCTCGCGGTGACCGGCAACGCGGATCTGGCTGCCGTGCGCGCCGCGATCCTGCGCGTCGACGGCGTGACCGACCTCGTGCGGGTAGGTCGGGGCGACGGCCGCGTCCGGAACGGGGCCAGCGCGTGA
- a CDS encoding nucleoside hydrolase gives MPSPLSPLSPRPVVLDLDPGHDDAVNILLALASPELEVLGLTTVFGNVGLERTTRNALITRELIGAAVPVYAGADRPLVVPTISAEAVHGASGLDGPSLPTPTRGTEDEHAVDFIIRTVRARPGEVTLVPTGPLTNVALALRLAPDIAPLIHRVVWMGGSTDTGNWTPAAEFNALADPHAAHIVFTSGVPLTMIGLNASHQAIAHPARVQALRALGTPVGEFVAVLLEFFAGHHLERYGWDGGALHDPLTVAWLLRPELFETRPMHVEIDLTDGPSQGRTVADVWRVTGKAPNAEVMTDVDADGFFAFLTEQIATYR, from the coding sequence ATGCCGTCGCCTCTGTCGCCGCTCTCCCCCCGCCCCGTGGTGCTCGACCTCGATCCCGGCCATGACGACGCCGTGAATATCCTGCTGGCGCTCGCCAGCCCGGAGCTGGAGGTGCTGGGCCTGACCACGGTGTTCGGCAACGTGGGCCTGGAGCGCACCACCCGCAACGCCCTGATCACCCGCGAGCTGATCGGTGCGGCCGTGCCGGTCTATGCCGGCGCCGACCGCCCGCTGGTGGTGCCGACCATCTCCGCCGAGGCCGTGCACGGCGCCAGCGGCCTGGACGGCCCGTCTCTGCCCACCCCCACGCGCGGCACCGAGGACGAGCACGCGGTCGACTTCATCATCCGCACCGTGCGGGCGCGGCCCGGCGAGGTGACCCTGGTGCCCACCGGCCCCCTGACGAACGTGGCCCTGGCGCTGCGGCTGGCCCCGGACATCGCCCCCCTGATCCACAGGGTCGTCTGGATGGGGGGCTCCACCGACACCGGCAACTGGACGCCGGCCGCCGAATTCAACGCGCTGGCCGACCCGCACGCGGCGCACATCGTCTTCACGAGCGGGGTGCCGCTCACCATGATCGGCCTGAACGCCAGCCATCAGGCCATCGCGCACCCGGCGCGCGTGCAGGCCCTGCGCGCCCTGGGCACCCCGGTCGGCGAGTTCGTGGCGGTGCTGCTGGAGTTCTTCGCCGGGCACCATCTGGAGCGTTACGGCTGGGACGGCGGCGCGCTGCACGACCCGCTGACGGTGGCCTGGCTGCTGCGCCCGGAGCTGTTCGAGACGCGCCCCATGCACGTCGAGATCGACCTGACCGACGGCCCCAGCCAGGGCCGCACCGTGGCCGACGTGTGGCGGGTGACCGGCAAGGCGCCCAACGCCGAGGTCATGACCGATGTGGACGCCGACGGCTTTTTCGCCTTCCTCACGGAGCAGATCGCCACCTACCGGTAG
- a CDS encoding alpha/beta fold hydrolase produces MPTPEYRMLDALDTRLHARIVGDPARPPLIVLHGGPGLDHTEFADYLDPLADTVRLVILDMRAQGRSDRDAPQETWTLAQMAADVSRVAAALNAERYAVLGHSYGAFVALQHAADFPGTAAATVACCGVGSARWLDDIPAKLEGFEPVELREQVRASWADEANVRTQADFARLMHEQMPWHFADPLDSRIADYEARVDALGPRYAPDVLRQFSVAGYGGIEVEDGLGTVSQPLLALAGRHDRTCPPGASAVLAQRAPAGELHVFEESGHMPFVEQPDEFLSVVRGFLRRTLG; encoded by the coding sequence GTGCCCACCCCCGAATACCGGATGCTGGACGCCCTGGACACCCGCCTGCACGCCCGGATCGTGGGCGACCCCGCCCGGCCGCCGCTGATCGTGCTGCACGGCGGCCCCGGCCTGGATCACACGGAGTTCGCGGATTACCTCGACCCACTGGCCGATACCGTGCGGCTCGTGATTCTCGACATGCGCGCCCAGGGCCGCAGCGACCGGGACGCGCCGCAGGAGACCTGGACGCTCGCGCAGATGGCCGCCGACGTGAGCCGGGTGGCCGCCGCCCTGAACGCGGAGCGCTACGCGGTGCTGGGGCACTCCTACGGCGCCTTCGTGGCGCTGCAGCACGCCGCCGACTTCCCCGGCACGGCGGCGGCCACGGTCGCCTGCTGCGGCGTGGGCTCGGCCCGCTGGCTGGACGACATCCCCGCGAAGCTGGAAGGCTTCGAGCCCGTGGAATTGCGCGAACAGGTACGCGCCTCCTGGGCCGACGAGGCCAACGTCCGCACCCAGGCCGACTTCGCCCGGCTGATGCACGAGCAGATGCCCTGGCACTTCGCCGATCCGCTGGACTCGCGCATCGCCGACTATGAGGCGCGTGTGGACGCCCTGGGGCCCCGCTACGCCCCGGACGTGCTGCGGCAGTTCAGCGTGGCGGGCTACGGTGGGATCGAGGTCGAGGATGGGCTGGGCACGGTGTCCCAGCCCCTGCTGGCCCTGGCCGGGCGCCACGACCGCACCTGTCCGCCGGGGGCCAGCGCCGTGCTCGCCCAGCGTGCCCCGGCCGGCGAACTGCACGTGTTCGAAGAGAGCGGCCACATGCCCTTCGTCGAGCAGCCGGACGAGTTCCTGAGCGTGGTGCGGGGCTTTCTTCGGCGGACACTGGGCTAG
- a CDS encoding glycoside hydrolase family 16 protein yields the protein MTTIPERPGYVLDFCEEFIGPDLDRSRWLPHYLPHWSSRARTATRYTLPGRGLQLHITEDMVPWNPAFDGELRVSNLQTGCFAGPLGSSVGQLHFKPGLRVTEEQPTTRLYTPRYGYFEVRLKAVPVPGYMAAFWMIGFQERPEESGEICVVELFGQDVTAQTLTVKSGIHPFGDPALREEFDEEVLEVDPAAFHTYAVDWTPTHVDFFVDDTFRRRVRQSPAYPMQFMLDLYELPDQLPAGRQGPWPKTLEVEWVRGYRRA from the coding sequence ATGACCACCATCCCTGAGCGCCCCGGCTATGTGCTCGATTTCTGTGAGGAGTTCATCGGCCCCGATCTCGACCGCTCGCGCTGGCTGCCCCACTACCTGCCGCACTGGAGCAGCCGGGCACGCACGGCGACCCGCTACACCCTGCCCGGGCGCGGGCTGCAGCTGCACATCACCGAGGACATGGTGCCCTGGAACCCGGCCTTCGACGGCGAACTGCGCGTCTCGAACCTGCAGACCGGCTGCTTCGCCGGGCCGTTGGGGAGCAGCGTGGGGCAGCTGCACTTCAAGCCCGGCCTGCGCGTCACCGAGGAGCAGCCGACCACCCGGCTCTACACGCCCCGGTACGGCTATTTCGAGGTTCGCCTGAAGGCGGTGCCGGTGCCGGGGTACATGGCGGCCTTCTGGATGATCGGCTTTCAGGAGCGGCCCGAGGAATCCGGCGAGATCTGCGTCGTCGAGCTGTTCGGGCAGGACGTGACCGCGCAGACGCTGACCGTGAAGTCGGGCATCCACCCCTTCGGCGACCCCGCGCTGCGCGAGGAATTTGACGAGGAGGTGCTGGAGGTCGATCCCGCCGCCTTCCACACCTACGCGGTGGACTGGACGCCCACGCATGTGGATTTCTTCGTGGACGACACCTTCCGCCGCCGCGTGCGGCAGTCGCCGGCCTATCCCATGCAGTTCATGCTCGACCTGTACGAATTGCCCGATCAGCTCCCCGCCGGCCGGCAGGGGCCGTGGCCCAAGACGCTGGAGGTCGAGTGGGTGCGCGGCTACCGGCGGGCGTGA
- a CDS encoding N-acetylmuramoyl-L-alanine amidase has protein sequence MSTRRGPRLSTPALSSRPRPIHVRRGRCLTLATLLSVLSFGSARPAPVQPALIVSDRYRLPPSPERTRLTLAYIRQHSDPQATSTRIRPVMVVIHWTATSTLASALATLRPEVLSGRADIRSGGRLNVGAHFLVDRDGTVYRLQNETTLARHVIGLNRSAIGIENVGSGSLTAEQLRADTALVADLKARYPIEYLIGHFESQRFMGSPLWEERQPGYLTHKSDPGEAFMKALRRALAAWGLRLKSAP, from the coding sequence GTGAGCACGCGGCGCGGGCCACGCCTCTCCACACCGGCCCTGTCCAGTCGTCCCCGGCCGATCCATGTCCGCCGGGGGCGGTGTCTGACGCTGGCGACCCTGCTGAGCGTCCTGTCCTTCGGCAGTGCCCGGCCGGCCCCGGTTCAGCCCGCCCTGATCGTCTCCGACCGCTACCGCCTTCCCCCGAGTCCCGAGCGCACCCGGCTCACGTTGGCGTACATCCGGCAGCATTCCGATCCGCAGGCCACGTCCACGCGCATCCGGCCCGTCATGGTCGTGATCCACTGGACGGCGACCTCGACCCTCGCTTCGGCGCTGGCGACCCTGCGGCCCGAGGTGCTGAGCGGCCGGGCCGACATCCGCAGCGGGGGCCGGCTGAACGTCGGTGCCCACTTCCTGGTCGACCGGGACGGCACGGTGTACCGGCTCCAGAACGAGACCACGCTGGCCCGGCATGTCATCGGGCTCAACCGCTCGGCCATCGGCATCGAGAACGTCGGCTCGGGGTCGCTGACGGCCGAGCAGCTGCGGGCCGACACCGCGCTGGTGGCCGACCTGAAGGCGCGCTATCCCATCGAGTACCTGATCGGACACTTCGAATCCCAGCGCTTCATGGGCTCGCCCCTGTGGGAGGAGCGGCAGCCGGGCTACCTGACCCACAAGAGCGACCCCGGCGAGGCGTTCATGAAGGCGTTGCGCAGGGCTCTCGCCGCCTGGGGCCTCCGTCTGAAGTCGGCCCCCTGA